In the genome of Fibrobacterota bacterium, the window GGTTCGAGTGTAACAACGGCCGCGGATGTCGTTTTGGTCTAGCATCGCGGTCGCCATGCGCACCGCCAACGACGTGCTCGATTTCTGGTTCGGCCAAGGTCCGATGAACCTGGCGCGTCTGACCGAAAGGAATACGTTCTGGTTCGGCGGCGACGGACCGGAAGCCGCCGCCGCGCGCGATGCGTTGATCCGCACGACGCTCGAGCCGTTGCTCGAGCGCGCGTCGCGCGGCGAGTTCGCGGGCTGGGCCGGCAGCCCGAAGCGGCGGCTCGCGCTGATCCTGTTGTTCGACCAGGTGCCGCGCAATGCGTATCGCGGCACGGCCGCGGCGTTCGCGTTCGATCGCGAGGCGCTCGCGTTGTCCCTCGAGGGGCTGCAGCTCGCCGCCGACGCGGCGCTCGAGCCGTGGGAGCGGTTGTTCTTCTATCTACCGCTCGAGCACGCCGAATCGATGGAGGCGCAGGATGCGGCACTGGCCGCGCTCACGCGCAATGCGGCCGAGGCGCCGCCGGAATATCGGCCGTGGTGCGAGGGCCTGATCTTTTATGCGAACAAGCATCGCGATCTGATCCGCTTGTTCGGGCGTTTCCCGCACCGCAACCCGGTGCTGGGGCGCGAGGACACGCCGCAGGAGAAGGCGTGGCTGGCGGAGCATCCGAACTACTTCGGGTAACGGGACATTCCTCGATTCAGGCGATGCGGCGGCTGCCGCTGATCAGCGAGTCGCGCCAGATCGCCTGCATCGCATCGACCACTTCGCACGCCGGCCGCTGCGCCGTGCGCAGCATCTTCTCCACGTACGTCACCAGCGCCCGCGCGCCGCCCGCGTTCACGAAGCGGCCCTGCGTCGTGAATTGCCAGCGCCAGCCGCCGCGCACGCTGTGACGCGCGTCGATCCACGCCCAGCGATCCGGCCACGCGTGCACGCGCACGAGCACGCTGCGGCCGTCGACGCGCAGCTGGATCATCGTCTCGGTGCGGTGGATGTCGGTGCCATGCACGTCGACATCGGGCACGAGCTGCGATTCGATCTCGGCGTCGAGCAGGTGCAGAGCGCGGTGACGCCGCTCGAAGGCGCGCCAGACGGTGGCGGGGAATCCATTGTTCGCAGTCATGGAATCAGACTCGTCCCCATGTGCCGCCAATCAGGAGTGTCCGCATCGGCCCCCGTCAATCCGCGACGTCGGGTTCGACGAAGATCCAGGCGACCTCGGGGAACTTGGTCTTGATGCGGCGTTCGAGCGCGTTCAGCGCGGCCACCGCGTCGTCGAGCGACAGGCCCGCGCACATCTTCACCTTGAGCGCGAGCATCACGTCCGGCCCCATCTGCAGCGTGATCGCGTTGAGCAGCGCGTCGATGTTCGGATCGGCGTCGACCTCCGCGCGCAACGCCTCCTGCAGATCCTCTTCGGCCGAGCGGCCGACGATCAGGCCCTTGATGCGCACCGCGACGAAGATGGACACGCACACCAGCACGATACCGATCGCGATCGAACCGATCGCATCGAACGCCAGGTTGCCGGTCACCGTCGCGAGCGCGACGAACACGAACGCGATCGCGAGACCGATCAACGCCGCCACGTCCTCCCCGAGCACGACGACGAGCTCGGCATTGCGCGTGTTGCGCAGCCAGTACCCGAAGGAGCGGTCGCCGCGCAGCTTCGTCACTTCCTTCAGACAACCCAGCAGCGACCCGAACTCGAGCGCGATCGACACGCCGAGCACCGCGAGCGCCACCCACGGCTTGTTGAGCTCGCCCGCGTGGCCGCCCAGCTTGTGCCAGCCCTCGTAGATGGAGAACACACCACCCATCGAGAACA includes:
- a CDS encoding DUF924 domain-containing protein, with protein sequence MRTANDVLDFWFGQGPMNLARLTERNTFWFGGDGPEAAAARDALIRTTLEPLLERASRGEFAGWAGSPKRRLALILLFDQVPRNAYRGTAAAFAFDREALALSLEGLQLAADAALEPWERLFFYLPLEHAESMEAQDAALAALTRNAAEAPPEYRPWCEGLIFYANKHRDLIRLFGRFPHRNPVLGREDTPQEKAWLAEHPNYFG
- a CDS encoding cation diffusion facilitator family transporter — its product is MSDHGSSAKAILYAFIANLGIALAKLGAALYTHSGSMLAESIHSFADCGNQVLLFVGLRQAQKPPDAKHPLGYGKVTYFWSFVVALLLFSMGGVFSIYEGWHKLGGHAGELNKPWVALAVLGVSIALEFGSLLGCLKEVTKLRGDRSFGYWLRNTRNAELVVVLGEDVAALIGLAIAFVFVALATVTGNLAFDAIGSIAIGIVLVCVSIFVAVRIKGLIVGRSAEEDLQEALRAEVDADPNIDALLNAITLQMGPDVMLALKVKMCAGLSLDDAVAALNALERRIKTKFPEVAWIFVEPDVAD